From a region of the Cucumis sativus cultivar 9930 chromosome 6, Cucumber_9930_V3, whole genome shotgun sequence genome:
- the LOC101210915 gene encoding protein SMAX1-LIKE 3 has translation MRAGICTIQLQALSIEAEATVKQAIGLARRRGHAHVTPLHVASAMLASSSGLLRRACLHCHSHPLQCKALELCFNVALNRLPTSTPSPLFGPQYPNPCLSNALVAAFKRAQAHQRRGSIENQQQQQHQQQQPILALKIELEQLIISILDDPSVSRVMREAGFSSTQVKNRVEKAVSLEDYTNERHYFCEKKWNVLPTNTPIHKFHFQEPNLEITHKTHPNLSINPSQSIPFTQITKIPSTKQQFENNNEEEVTHVLEELSNRMNNKMRRVSNTIIVGESLGTVETIVRGVMERFEKGEVPKELKHVEFLSLNPLFSLRNVVSKEEIEQKILELRCIVKSCMGKRVIFYLGDLKWVSEFWSNYCYGEEERRFYSYVEELIMEIKRLVNNNNSENYGKFWVLGIATFQMYMKCKVGHPSLDSLWSLHPLTVPVGSLSLSLNFESKEGNFPTTSAMAFPLCLEQYKEDARKSGAITNQQDGEFEAKLLNSSVKQGVMFTEKSPSHYNFLGLKPSPKEYQFWGSSSSSDEHPERRENIVVSKPDLLSNPNSSPNSASSSEVVMEEEEDEEGDYLKDLKLISDSLSKTIPNCPKHKADEISSTILKKKKKNNNKHFQEESCCCCLSFVGNDHDEAKEKAAREIAKIIFGSQSKMICMGLSNFKEGTDGEKSMKKRGRNEMGWNYLERFAEAVNENPHRVFFIEDIEQIDYCSLKGLKEAIEKGRVKLSDGEFCSLKDAIIIINSQKQIAVKQEQPEEDQDQKATFVSLDLNIAIQDTNGDQKILRSIMEECVHGKILFS, from the exons ATGAGAGCTGGAATTTGCACTATACAGCTTCAAGCTCTTAGTATTGAGGCTGAAGCGACGGTGAAGCAAGCGATCGGCCTTGCACGACGACGAGGCCACGCTCATGTCACCCCACTCCATGTTGCTAGTGCTATGCTTGCTTCCTCCTCCGGCCTTCTTCGTAGAGCTTGTCTTCATTGTCATTCTCATCCTCTACAATGCAAAGCTCTTGAGCTTTGCTTCAACGTTGCTCTAAACCGTCTCCCTACATCGACACCAAGCCCGCTATTCGGTCCTCAATATCCAAATCCTTGTCTTTCAAATGCGTTGGTTGCTGCATTCAAACGAGCTCAGGCGCACCAACGTCGTGGCTCTATTGAAAACcaacaacagcaacaacatcaacaacaacaacccaTTTTGGCTTTGAAGATTGAGTTGGAACAACTTATAATCTCTATCTTGGATGACCCAAGTGTTAGTAGAGTTATGAGAGAAGCTGGTTTCTCTAGCACTCAAGTCAAAAATAGAGTTGAGAAAGCTGTTTCCTTGGAG GATTACACCAATGAAAGACACTACTTTTGTGAGAAAAAGTGGAACGTGCTACCAACAAACACTCCAATCCACAAGTTTCACTTTCAAGAACCAAACCTAGAAATCACCCACAAAACACATCCAAATCTTTCAATAAACCCTTCTCAATCCATACCCTTTAcccaaattacaaaaatacccTCCACAAAGCAGCAGTTTGAAAACAACAATGAAGAAGAAGTAACACATGTACTGGAAGAGCTATCAAACAGAATGAACAACAAAATGAGAAGAGTTAGCAACACAATAATAGTTGGAGAGAGTTTAGGGACAGTTGAAACAATAGTAAGAGGAGTAATGGAAAGATTTGAGAAAGGGGAAGTACCAAAGGAATTAAAACATGTTGAATTCTTAAGCCTTAACCCTCTGTTTTCATTAAGGAACGTAGTTTCAAAAGAAGAGATTGAACAGAAGATTTTGGAGTTGAGATGTATTGTGAAAAGTTGTATGGGGAAAAGGGtaattttctatttgggtGATCTTAAATGGGTTTCAGAATTTTGGTCAAATTATTGttatggagaagaagaaagaaggttCTATAGTTATGTTGAAGAGTTAATAATGGAGATTAAGAGATTggtgaataataataattctgaAAATTATGGgaaattttgggttttgggtattgcaacttttcaaatgtATATGAAGTGTAAAGTTGGTCATCCTTCTTTGGATTCACTTTGGTCACTTCATCCACTTACTGTTCCTGTTGGGAGTTTGAGCTTAAGTCTCAACTTTgaaag TAAAGAAGGTAATTTTCCAACAACTTCTGCCATGGCTTTCCCTTTATGTCTAGAACAGTACAAGGAGGATGCTAGAAAAAGTGGTGCAATTACCAATCAACAg gATGGTGAGTTCGAGGCCAAGTTACTAAATTCAAGTGTGAAACAAGGAGTAATGTTTACGGAGAAATCTCCAAGTCATTACAATTTTCTTGGTCTCAAACCTTCTCCAAAAGAGTACCAATTCTGGGGTTCTTCCTCGTCGTCGGACGAGCACCCCGAACGACGAGAAAACATCGTGGTTTCAAAACCAGATCTACTCTCGAACCCAAATTCAAGCCCGAACTCGGCTTCATCAAGTGAAGTAgtaatggaagaagaagaagatgaagaaggcgattatttgaaagatttaaaacttatatCAGATTCACTTTCAAAAACCATCCCAAATTGTCCAAAACACAAAGCAGATGAAATCTCAAGCACAAtcctgaagaagaagaagaagaacaacaacaaGCATTTTCAAGAAGAAAGTTGTTGTTGTTGCCTTTCATTCGTAGGAAATGATCATGATGAAGCCAAGGAAAAAGCAGCAAGAGAAATAGCCAAAATCATATTTGGGTCACAATCAAAGATGATTTGCATGGGATTAAGCAATTTCAAAGAAGGAACTGATGGAGAAAAATCaatgaagaaaagaggaagaaatgaaatggGTTGGAATTATTTAGAGAGATTTGCTGAGGCAGTGAATGAGAATCCTCATCGAGTGTTCTTCATTGAAGATATTGAACAGATTGATTATTGTTCATTAAAAGGATTGAAAGAAGCAATTGAAAAGGGAAGAGTTAAGCTTTCAGATGGGGAATTTTGTTCACTAAAAGATGCAATTATCATCATCAATTCCCAAAAACAGATTGCCGTTAAACAAGAACAACCAGAAGAAGATCAAGATCAAAAAGcaacttttgtttctttggatttgaACATTGCCATTCAAGATACAAACGGAGATCAGAAGATTTTGAGATCAATTATGGAAGAATGTGTTCAtgggaaaattttattttcataa
- the LOC101209929 gene encoding glycosyltransferase BC10 codes for MVSSPFLLPFALLLSFSLLFILPFNQSQFSFFADLQDLALFHTATLQLQNSHAAATAGAVSSISRLGISSNPKPKIAFLFLTNSDLSFAPLWERFFLGHELRYNIYIHADPTVQLTPPGGVFDGRFVPARKTLRASPTLISAARRLLARAVIDDPLNLYFALVSQHCIPIHSFDFMYSFLFKNSITSLRSFSSKSSYKSYIEILSDEPNLYERYAARGPTAMLPEVSFEQFRVGSQFFILTRNHAVLVVKERTLWKKFELPCLGEEPCYPEEHYFPTLLSMEDPEGCSHYTLTRVNWTGCWDGHPHLYSPEEVSPDLIHMLRMSNSSYSYFFARKFSPESLTPLMQIADDVIFRD; via the coding sequence ATGGTTTCTTccccatttcttcttccatttgctcttcttctttcctttagCCTTCTCTTCATTTTACCTTTCAACCAATCCCAATTCTCCTTCTTTGCCGATCTTCAGGACCTTGCTCTCTTCCATACCGCCACTCTACAGTTGCAGAACTCCCATGCCGCCGCCACTGCCGGTGCTGTTTCTTCCATTTCCCGATTAGGCATCTcttcaaaccctaaacccaagattgcttttctctttcttactaATTCCGACCTCTCCTTCGCCCCTTTGTGGGAACGTTTTTTCCTCGGCCATGAATTGCGTTACAATATCTACATCCACGCTGATCCTACCGTCCAATTAACCCCTCCCGGTGGTGTTTTCGACGGCCGATTCGTTCCCGCTAGGAAGACTCTCCGTGCTTCGCCCACTCTCATTTCTGCTGCTCGTAGGCTTCTTGCTCGCGCCGTCATCGATGACCCACTGAACCTTTACTTTGCCCTAGTTTCTCAACATTGTATTCCTATCCACTCGTTTGATTTTATGTATAGTTTCTTGTTTAAAAACTCAATCACATCCCTTAGATCCTTCTCTTCGAAGTCTAGTTACAAAAGCTATATCGAAATTCTCTCTGATGAGCCGAATCTGTACGAGCGATACGCTGCTAGGGGACCCACCGCGATGCTCCCTGAAGTGTCGTTTGAACAATTCAGAGTCGGATCGCAGTTCTTCATTTTGACTCGCAACCATGCTGTGCTGGTGGTGAAAGAGAGAACGCTATGGAAGAAGTTTGAACTGCCGTGCTTGGGCGAGGAACCGTGTTACCCGGAGGAACATTACTTTCCCACATTGTTGTCCATGGAGGATCCGGAAGGCTGCAGTCACTATACACTAACTAGGGTTAATTGGACAGGATGTTGGGATGGACATCCGCACTTGTACTCGCCTGAGGAGGTCTCACCGGACCTCATACACATGTTGAGGATGTCGAATTCGAGCTACTCTTACTTCTTCGCCAGGAAATTCTCACCGGAATCCTTGACACCGTTGATGCAAATCGCCGATGACGTCATTTTTCGGGACTGA